Proteins from a genomic interval of Caulobacter sp. NIBR1757:
- a CDS encoding universal stress protein: protein MSWARIMAPLAGGAGDEQVLAAAAAIAAPFDAELAAVHAPADVADLMPWMGEGFMGGVQITAMDSLREAAAEGARAAKAAVAACGYAKARLVSLETPVWAGLSMEGRLSDVVVFTDEAARGRGPLAEAFQQTVADEQRPTIVARPGLSVGGVVAVAWDGGKEASRAARTAQPLLEKASRVVILCAPAASSRNFDGARLQTFFTDRGVKAEVEVLTENGDAAQLLLDACKRLGAGLLVAGAFGHPRLQEYIFGGTTRTLLNNDGPSLFLSH from the coding sequence ATGAGTTGGGCCCGTATCATGGCGCCTCTGGCCGGCGGCGCCGGCGACGAACAGGTTCTGGCGGCGGCCGCGGCCATCGCCGCGCCGTTCGACGCCGAACTGGCTGCTGTCCATGCCCCGGCCGATGTCGCCGACCTGATGCCCTGGATGGGCGAAGGCTTCATGGGCGGGGTGCAGATCACCGCCATGGACAGCCTGAGGGAAGCTGCCGCCGAGGGCGCCCGCGCCGCCAAGGCGGCGGTCGCCGCCTGCGGCTATGCGAAAGCCCGTCTGGTCAGCCTTGAAACCCCTGTCTGGGCCGGTCTGTCCATGGAGGGGCGGCTCTCCGACGTCGTCGTCTTCACGGACGAGGCCGCCCGCGGCCGCGGCCCGTTGGCCGAGGCCTTCCAGCAGACCGTCGCCGACGAACAACGCCCCACCATCGTCGCCCGCCCCGGGCTCAGTGTCGGCGGCGTCGTCGCCGTCGCCTGGGACGGCGGCAAGGAAGCCAGCCGCGCCGCCCGCACCGCCCAGCCCCTGCTCGAAAAGGCGTCGCGCGTGGTTATCCTCTGCGCCCCGGCCGCCTCGTCGCGCAATTTCGACGGCGCTCGGCTGCAGACCTTCTTCACCGATCGTGGCGTCAAGGCCGAGGTCGAGGTCCTGACCGAGAACGGCGACGCCGCGCAACTGCTCCTGGACGCCTGCAAGCGTCTTGGCGCAGGCCTGCTGGTCGCCGGCGCCTTTGGCCATCCGCGGCTGCAGGAATACATCTTCGGCGGCACCACCCGGACCCTGTTGAACAACGACGGCCCGTCGCTCTTCCTCTCTCACTGA
- a CDS encoding beta-ketoacyl-ACP synthase III: MHQAVIAATGLFTPEQSISNEELVIAFNRFVELHNERNAQAIAAGEMEPLAPSSPEFIEKASGIKARFVMDKAGILDPEVMTPRIPERPNEEISVLAEMAVKAAKQAIEAWGKDVSQIDAVLCAASNMQRAYPAMAIEVQQALGIEGFAFDMNVACSSATFGIKTAADFVASGSARAVLMVNPEICSGHLNFRDRDSHFIFGDVATAVIVERAEDAAPGQGWEILGTRLKTVFSNNIRNNFGFLNRAAPEGIGARDKLFVQEGRKVFREVVPMVSEMIVDHAGEIGVDPHGLKRMWLHQANINMNEMIGKRVLGRDPQPGENVIILDDYANTSSAGSIIAFHLHHDGFDAGDTGLICSFGAGYSAGTVFVRKR; this comes from the coding sequence GTGCATCAGGCCGTCATCGCCGCCACCGGGCTGTTCACGCCCGAGCAGAGCATTTCCAACGAAGAGCTGGTCATCGCCTTCAACCGCTTCGTCGAGCTGCATAACGAACGCAACGCGCAGGCCATCGCCGCCGGCGAGATGGAGCCTCTGGCCCCCTCCTCGCCGGAGTTCATCGAGAAGGCGTCGGGCATTAAGGCCCGCTTCGTGATGGACAAGGCCGGCATCCTCGATCCCGAGGTGATGACCCCGCGCATCCCCGAACGGCCCAACGAGGAAATCTCGGTGCTGGCCGAGATGGCGGTCAAGGCGGCCAAACAGGCGATTGAGGCCTGGGGCAAGGACGTCAGCCAGATCGACGCGGTGCTGTGCGCCGCCTCGAACATGCAGCGGGCTTATCCGGCCATGGCGATCGAGGTGCAGCAGGCGCTGGGCATCGAGGGCTTCGCCTTCGACATGAACGTCGCCTGCTCGAGCGCCACCTTCGGCATCAAGACGGCGGCCGACTTCGTGGCCAGCGGTTCGGCCCGCGCCGTGCTGATGGTCAATCCTGAGATCTGTTCGGGCCACTTGAACTTCCGCGACCGCGACAGCCACTTCATCTTCGGCGACGTGGCCACCGCCGTGATCGTCGAGCGGGCCGAGGACGCGGCGCCGGGGCAGGGTTGGGAGATTCTCGGCACGCGCCTGAAGACCGTCTTCTCCAACAACATCCGCAACAACTTCGGCTTCCTCAACCGCGCCGCGCCGGAGGGCATCGGAGCAAGGGACAAGCTGTTCGTCCAGGAGGGCCGCAAGGTGTTCCGCGAGGTGGTGCCGATGGTCAGCGAGATGATCGTCGATCATGCCGGCGAGATCGGCGTCGATCCGCATGGCCTGAAGCGCATGTGGCTGCACCAGGCCAACATCAACATGAACGAGATGATCGGCAAACGGGTGCTCGGCCGCGACCCCCAGCCCGGCGAGAACGTCATCATCCTCGACGACTACGCCAACACCAGCTCGGCGGGCTCGATCATCGCCTTCCACCTGCACCACGACGGCTTCGACGCGGGCGATACCGGGCTGATCTGCAGCTTCGGCGCCGGCTATTCGGCCGGCACGGTGTTTGTGCGGAAGCGCTAG
- a CDS encoding sterol desaturase family protein, with the protein MTLDPIKPAFDPVTLAIPLFVVTIVGEILLRRFRKVKASYEARDTATSLLMGLGSNVAGLLTGAAIVAVVIWVWQHRIFDIPMTAWWAWVAIFFLEDFTYYWFHRLSHERRFWWASHVNHHSSQHYNLATALRQTWTGGIAGTWILWLPMALIGFPPAMIAIQKGISLVYQYWIHTEAIHRMPRWFEAVFNTPSHHRVHHARNPRYLDANYAGILIIWDRMFGTYIPETDAEPPRYGLVKNLGDFNILRVAFHEWIGIGKDLAGSRSLKEVLGYLFGPPGWSPDGSRETSATLKAKWLARQKADAAADPAPPMAAE; encoded by the coding sequence ATGACCCTCGATCCGATCAAGCCGGCCTTCGACCCGGTCACCCTGGCCATACCCCTGTTCGTCGTCACCATTGTCGGCGAAATCCTGCTGCGCCGCTTCCGGAAGGTGAAGGCCAGCTACGAGGCCCGGGACACGGCCACCTCGCTTCTGATGGGCCTGGGGAGCAATGTCGCCGGCCTGTTGACCGGCGCGGCCATCGTCGCGGTGGTCATCTGGGTCTGGCAGCACCGCATCTTCGACATTCCGATGACCGCCTGGTGGGCCTGGGTCGCCATCTTCTTCCTCGAGGATTTCACCTACTACTGGTTCCATCGCCTCAGTCACGAGCGCCGCTTCTGGTGGGCCAGCCACGTCAACCACCACTCCTCCCAGCACTACAACCTGGCGACCGCCCTGCGTCAGACCTGGACCGGCGGCATCGCCGGCACCTGGATCCTCTGGCTGCCCATGGCCCTGATCGGCTTCCCGCCGGCGATGATCGCCATCCAGAAGGGTATCAGCCTCGTCTACCAGTACTGGATCCACACCGAGGCGATTCACAGAATGCCCCGCTGGTTCGAGGCGGTGTTCAACACCCCGAGCCATCACCGCGTCCACCACGCCCGCAACCCGCGCTACCTGGACGCCAACTACGCCGGCATCCTGATCATTTGGGACCGGATGTTCGGCACCTACATTCCTGAAACCGACGCTGAACCGCCGCGCTATGGCCTGGTCAAGAACCTCGGCGATTTCAACATCCTGCGCGTGGCGTTTCATGAATGGATCGGCATCGGCAAGGACCTCGCCGGCTCGCGGTCCCTGAAGGAGGTGTTGGGCTACCTGTTCGGCCCGCCGGGCTGGAGCCCGGACGGGTCGCGCGAGACCTCGGCGACGTTGAAGGCCAAATGGCTGGCGCGTCAGAAGGCGGACGCGGCGGCTGACCCCGCGCCCCCGATGGCGGCGGAGTAG
- a CDS encoding HD family hydrolase gives MAKGPRGKQPRAWQRMLSGRRLDLLDPSPMDIEIEDIAHGLARVARWNGQTVGEHGFSVAQHSLVVEEIAAHIQPDLAPRWRLAALLHDASEYVIGDMISPFKAALGVSYKEFEERLEHAIHARFGLPAKTPQNIKKLLKTADRACAYFEATQLAGFTVEESLTIFGTPPAGYNLVIHPQPPAEAQERYVARFHTLSEAAGYERTPQAFSTE, from the coding sequence ATGGCCAAGGGCCCACGCGGCAAACAACCCAGAGCCTGGCAACGCATGCTGTCCGGCCGCCGCCTGGACCTGCTCGATCCCTCGCCCATGGATATCGAGATCGAGGACATCGCCCACGGCCTGGCCCGGGTGGCCCGCTGGAACGGCCAGACGGTCGGGGAGCACGGCTTTTCGGTCGCCCAGCATTCCCTGGTCGTCGAGGAGATCGCCGCCCATATCCAGCCTGACCTGGCGCCCCGCTGGCGCCTGGCCGCCCTGCTCCACGATGCCTCCGAGTATGTGATCGGCGACATGATCAGCCCGTTCAAGGCGGCGCTGGGGGTCTCTTACAAGGAGTTCGAGGAGCGGCTGGAGCATGCCATCCACGCCCGCTTCGGCCTGCCGGCCAAGACGCCGCAGAACATCAAGAAGCTGCTGAAGACCGCCGACCGGGCCTGCGCCTACTTCGAGGCGACGCAGCTGGCCGGGTTCACGGTCGAGGAAAGCCTGACCATCTTCGGGACCCCGCCGGCCGGCTATAATCTCGTCATCCACCCCCAGCCCCCGGCCGAGGCGCAGGAGCGCTATGTCGCGCGCTTCCACACCCTGTCGGAAGCGGCCGGCTATGAGCGGACACCGCAGGCCTTCAGCACCGAATGA
- a CDS encoding porin family protein, with translation MKSLMIAAASVAALAIAAPAMAQDMTPTGYGSIGGATINAEGADLGAVQGRVGARFGQYFGVEGELAGGVSDDSTNIGGVRANVDLNYEVGAFAVGYLPVSPKVDLFARVGYAKSDFDISVPGASASGDVDGVAYGIGGQYFFNDKDGIRLDVTRHDTDNGDADSVGLSYVRKF, from the coding sequence ATGAAATCTCTCATGATCGCCGCCGCCTCGGTCGCCGCCCTCGCCATTGCCGCCCCGGCCATGGCCCAGGACATGACCCCCACCGGCTACGGCTCAATCGGTGGCGCGACCATCAACGCCGAAGGCGCTGATCTGGGCGCCGTTCAGGGCCGCGTCGGCGCCCGCTTTGGTCAGTATTTCGGTGTCGAAGGCGAACTGGCCGGCGGCGTTTCCGACGACTCGACCAACATCGGTGGCGTCCGCGCCAACGTCGATCTGAACTATGAAGTCGGCGCCTTCGCCGTCGGTTATCTGCCGGTCTCGCCGAAGGTCGATCTGTTCGCCCGCGTCGGCTACGCCAAGTCCGACTTCGACATCTCCGTCCCCGGCGCCTCCGCCTCGGGTGACGTGGACGGCGTCGCCTACGGCATCGGCGGCCAGTACTTCTTCAACGACAAGGACGGCATCCGTCTCGATGTCACCCGCCACGACACCGACAACGGCGATGCCGACTCGGTTGGCCTCAGCTACGTCCGCAAGTTCTAG
- a CDS encoding NAD regulator encodes MNPSVVIGLSAVIVAIRDGEAVVLTVRPEAAAGLPFGPFKPDSDRTFELALREFVASQTGFELGYVEQLYTFGDRGRDAPRAEVGAGAARVVSVGYLALTPSASGSLAADTVWAPWSRFFPWEDWRKGRPDLIDEGIRPALMAWAGKDAGRMARARLAFALDGAPWNEERMLERYELLYEAGLAPEAARDAARAEGRDPPEPAALSAALGEPMISDHRRILATGLGRLRGKLKYRPVVFELMAGEFTLSALQKTVEAIAGIPLHKQNFRRVVERTGLVEGLGRMDVETGGRPAELFRFRREELQARPALGLSLPGVRD; translated from the coding sequence ATGAACCCGTCCGTCGTCATCGGCCTGTCCGCCGTCATCGTCGCCATCCGCGACGGCGAGGCCGTGGTGCTGACCGTGCGGCCAGAGGCGGCGGCGGGGTTGCCGTTCGGGCCGTTCAAGCCGGACAGCGACCGGACGTTCGAGCTGGCGCTGCGCGAGTTCGTGGCCAGCCAGACGGGGTTCGAGCTCGGCTATGTCGAGCAGCTCTACACCTTCGGCGACCGCGGGCGGGATGCGCCGCGGGCCGAGGTCGGGGCCGGGGCGGCGCGGGTGGTGTCGGTGGGCTATCTGGCGCTGACGCCGTCGGCCAGCGGCAGCCTGGCGGCCGATACCGTGTGGGCGCCGTGGTCCAGGTTCTTTCCCTGGGAGGACTGGCGCAAAGGGCGGCCGGACCTGATCGACGAGGGCATCAGGCCGGCCCTGATGGCCTGGGCCGGCAAGGATGCCGGACGCATGGCGCGGGCCCGGCTGGCCTTCGCCCTCGACGGCGCGCCCTGGAACGAGGAGCGGATGCTCGAGCGCTATGAGCTGCTCTACGAGGCGGGCTTGGCGCCAGAGGCGGCGCGCGACGCGGCCCGGGCCGAGGGCCGCGACCCGCCCGAACCGGCCGCCCTTTCGGCGGCGCTGGGCGAGCCGATGATCAGCGACCACCGACGGATCCTGGCGACCGGGCTGGGTCGACTGCGCGGCAAGCTGAAATACCGGCCGGTGGTGTTCGAACTGATGGCCGGGGAGTTCACCCTGTCGGCCCTGCAGAAGACGGTCGAGGCCATCGCCGGCATCCCGCTGCACAAGCAGAACTTCCGCCGGGTGGTCGAGCGGACCGGGCTGGTCGAGGGGCTGGGGCGGATGGATGTCGAGACCGGTGGGCGGCCGGCGGAGCTGTTCCGGTTCCGGCGCGAGGAGCTGCAGGCGCGTCCGGCGCTGGGGCTGAGCTTGCCGGGGGTGAGGGACTAG